Genomic segment of Candidatus Jordarchaeales archaeon:
TTCATAAGTAAAGCATGGTGGCGTTCTCTATGCCTTTAAGCATAGCTCCCCTTCCCGACCAGCGACAAGCTTTTCAGAGAGGCGTGTAAACCCGTCTCACCCCTCCCCCGAGAACGTGCCCTTCGCGGCTTTCAGATGGTGCCCACAAGCACCGAAATAGACAATGCTCTTTTTCCTCTAACATTCGGGTGAGAGACTTTCCACAAAGTTTTGAACAAAGTGAGAGGGAGTGTAGGTCTTGACTGAGCTGAGACGCGACTACTTAACTGAAAGATGGGTGGTGATTGCTAAGGAGAGGGCCATGCGTCCATCGGACTTAAAAGAAAAGGTGCAACTTGCTTCGAGCCGAGTGTGCCCTTTCTGCCCGGGAAATGAATACATGACCCTCCCAGCCACGCTCTTATACCTCGAAAAGAATGGTAGACTTGTTGCCGAGGTTGAACACGGTGATGAAAGGTTGAAGAATTGGCTCGTTCGCGTTATTCCAAACATGTATCCAGCACTTAGACCTAATGTAAACCCTGCTGTACACTTCAACGGGCTTTACTTTCGCGCTGTAGGGATAGGTGTGCACGAGGTTGTAATTGAAACACCAGATCACAACCTTAACTTCTGCAACCTAGACGACCACCAGCTGAAGCTCGTTTTCAAAGCGTACACCGAAAGGTTCAGAGCCCTCGCTTCTCTTCCCTTCGTGAAGTATGTCAGTCTATTCAGGAACTATGGTGAGATCGCTGGGGCAAGTCTCTCACACCCACACTCGCAAATAATCGCCCTACCCATAGTTCCCCCAAGAATATCTGAAGAAACCGCGTCGTTTAAGGAGAAGTGGGATGGCTCATCGTGCATCCTCGATGAAATTCTCGAGCTGGAAGCCAGCTCTGAAAGGTTCATAGAAGAAAATCACGCCGCAGTTGCTTTCTGCCCATTCGCCCCAATAACCCCATTCGAGGTTTGGGTCACCCCTAAAAGACACGTAAAAAACATGCTCGACCTTTCTGAAGGAGAAATATTCTCGTTTGCACGCTTAACGCGGAGAGTTTTGAAAGCTCTTCACGTAATCCTTGGCGACCCACCCTACAACTATGTCTTTCACCAGTCCATTTCGGATGAAGAG
This window contains:
- a CDS encoding DUF4921 family protein; protein product: MTELRRDYLTERWVVIAKERAMRPSDLKEKVQLASSRVCPFCPGNEYMTLPATLLYLEKNGRLVAEVEHGDERLKNWLVRVIPNMYPALRPNVNPAVHFNGLYFRAVGIGVHEVVIETPDHNLNFCNLDDHQLKLVFKAYTERFRALASLPFVKYVSLFRNYGEIAGASLSHPHSQIIALPIVPPRISEETASFKEKWDGSSCILDEILELEASSERFIEENHAAVAFCPFAPITPFEVWVTPKRHVKNMLDLSEGEIFSFARLTRRVLKALHVILGDPPYNYVFHQSISDEEYHMHLRILPRLSIFGGLELNTGTSVVINTVPPEEAASRIREFLEKM